The following are encoded in a window of Staphylospora marina genomic DNA:
- the glmS gene encoding glutamine--fructose-6-phosphate transaminase (isomerizing): MCGIVGYIGPKQAQNILLEGLSKLEYRGYDSAGLAVYNGETIGVSKSKGRLSVLEDKLKVQGLPGSLGIGHTRWATHGKPSDANSHPHVDGAGRFAVVHNGIIENYIELKEELIAKGHVFTSETDTEVIAKLLAELWDGDLVSTVKKVVSRLEGAYALGIISEYEPDKMVAVRQASPLVVGLGKEENFIASDIPAILKHTRDVHILEDGEMAVLTAEGVTLMKTDGTPVSREPMHVQWDVETAEKGGYDHFMMKEIHEQPKAIRDTLSGRVKEGLVDLTREVGLSEEEIRGIEKIHFVACGTAYHAGLVGKYVMEDLARIPVETDIASEYRYRNPIITDKTLVVVISQSGETADTLAALREAKKHGARVVAITNVVGSSVAREADDVIITWAGPEIAVASTKAYTSQLIAIYLLGLYFAKIRGTRPVEELKEIVKHLTELPGKAEEVLQTEQIVAEFARSIANHEHLFFLGRGLDYAVALEGSLKLKEISYIHSEAYAAGELKHGTLALIEENIPVIALATQQYIYDKMVSNIQEVKARGANVLGLAAEGDTELIKSVDRVIHIPKTIDLLMPVLTVIPLQLLAYYACTERGYDVDKPRNLAKSVTVE, from the coding sequence ATGTGCGGAATTGTGGGGTACATCGGCCCGAAGCAGGCCCAGAACATCTTGCTGGAAGGCTTGTCCAAACTGGAGTATCGCGGTTATGATTCCGCCGGTCTGGCCGTTTACAACGGAGAAACGATCGGCGTGTCCAAGAGCAAGGGACGCCTCAGCGTTCTGGAAGACAAGCTGAAGGTCCAAGGTCTTCCGGGAAGTCTGGGAATCGGTCATACCCGTTGGGCCACCCACGGCAAACCTTCGGATGCAAACTCGCATCCCCATGTGGACGGCGCCGGACGTTTTGCGGTCGTTCACAACGGGATCATTGAAAACTACATCGAGCTGAAAGAAGAGCTCATCGCCAAGGGGCATGTGTTCACTTCCGAGACGGATACCGAAGTGATCGCCAAACTGCTGGCCGAACTGTGGGACGGCGATCTGGTGTCCACCGTGAAAAAAGTGGTGTCCCGTCTGGAAGGCGCTTATGCCCTGGGCATCATCAGCGAATATGAACCGGACAAAATGGTGGCCGTGCGTCAAGCCAGCCCGCTGGTCGTCGGTCTGGGCAAGGAAGAAAACTTCATCGCTTCCGACATCCCGGCCATCCTGAAGCACACCCGTGACGTCCACATCTTGGAGGACGGCGAAATGGCCGTGCTCACCGCGGAAGGCGTCACCCTGATGAAAACGGACGGAACCCCGGTCAGCCGCGAACCGATGCATGTGCAGTGGGACGTGGAAACCGCGGAAAAAGGCGGATACGACCACTTCATGATGAAAGAAATCCACGAACAGCCCAAGGCGATCCGCGACACCCTCTCCGGCCGCGTCAAAGAAGGCCTGGTGGATCTCACCCGCGAAGTGGGTCTGTCGGAAGAGGAGATCCGCGGGATTGAAAAGATCCATTTCGTCGCTTGCGGAACCGCCTATCATGCCGGTCTGGTCGGCAAGTACGTGATGGAAGATCTGGCCCGCATCCCGGTGGAGACGGACATCGCCTCCGAGTACCGCTACCGCAATCCGATCATCACCGACAAAACGCTGGTGGTCGTGATCAGCCAATCCGGGGAAACGGCCGACACCCTGGCCGCTTTGCGTGAGGCCAAGAAGCACGGAGCGCGCGTCGTCGCCATCACCAACGTGGTCGGTTCCAGCGTGGCCCGCGAAGCCGATGACGTGATCATCACCTGGGCAGGTCCGGAGATCGCCGTGGCTTCCACCAAGGCATACACCTCCCAGTTGATCGCCATCTATCTGCTGGGCCTGTACTTCGCCAAGATTCGCGGCACCCGGCCGGTGGAAGAACTGAAAGAGATCGTGAAACACCTGACCGAATTGCCGGGCAAAGCGGAAGAAGTGCTCCAAACGGAGCAAATCGTGGCTGAATTTGCCCGTTCCATCGCCAACCACGAGCATCTCTTCTTCCTCGGACGCGGTCTCGATTATGCGGTGGCTCTGGAAGGATCCCTCAAGCTGAAGGAGATCTCTTACATCCACTCCGAGGCTTATGCTGCCGGCGAACTCAAACACGGTACCCTGGCCCTGATCGAAGAGAACATCCCGGTCATTGCCCTGGCCACCCAGCAATACATCTACGACAAGATGGTCAGCAACATCCAGGAAGTGAAAGCGCGCGGTGCCAATGTCCTCGGTCTTGCCGCCGAAGGAGACACCGAACTGATCAAATCCGTGGACCGCGTGATCCACATTCCGAAAACCATCGATTTGCTGATGCCGGTTCTCACCGTCATCCCGCTCCAGCTGCTGGCCTACTACGCCTGCACCGAGCGCGGCTATGACGTTGACAAACCGCGCAACCTGGCCAAGAGCGTGACCGTTGAGTAA
- a CDS encoding OsmC family protein encodes MNVEIRWQGNMHFESLTPSGHRFPLDAAPEAGGENKGPRPTEVLLSAVGTCSAIDIVEILKKMRLQVESFSMEIQGERAEEHPRRFTRVHMHYRLNGDLPENKVRRAVNLSLEKYCSVSHSLNAEITASFEINGHRYPL; translated from the coding sequence ATGAACGTGGAAATTCGCTGGCAGGGAAACATGCACTTCGAAAGTTTGACGCCGTCCGGGCACCGGTTCCCGTTGGACGCCGCTCCGGAAGCGGGCGGTGAAAACAAAGGACCGCGGCCGACGGAAGTGCTGCTTTCCGCGGTGGGAACCTGTTCGGCGATCGACATCGTGGAGATTCTGAAGAAGATGCGTCTTCAGGTGGAATCATTCAGCATGGAGATTCAGGGGGAACGGGCCGAAGAACATCCCCGTCGCTTCACCCGCGTTCACATGCATTACCGGTTGAACGGCGATTTGCCCGAGAACAAGGTTCGTCGGGCGGTGAATCTTTCACTCGAAAAGTATTGTTCCGTTTCTCATTCCCTCAATGCGGAAATCACCGCCAGTTTTGAAATCAACGGCCATCGATATCCCCTTTGA
- a CDS encoding CdaR family protein has protein sequence MNEWMKNEMVLRLVSLCIAVLMWVSVTQPSLTSGKPEFSTRIRNVSVEVSYDKERFELAEEVDKVELVLYGEESALEHLTLGYRLWVDATGAGEGTHRLPVRVEGLPREVTYRVEPSAVDVTLEAKVTKEMEPVIDVVGDLPDDYKVGSPDIKPDKVVVRGSQKLLGQVQSVRGTVYLDTTTLTTSKQVRLQAYGEKGPLAGVEVLPRSVQVKIPVDVPSKVVPLQVTINEWPPPWMAVEQVSVRPERVKVYGTGDFIGKLRQLPGPALDLTGVTKDRTWTVPVPIHEDAIKVEPQQVEIYVKMVRANTKNVKDIPLRVEGLVAGRRATILSPASQRFDILISGAPKLLERIRPEDVEAVVDVSRLSPGEHEVPVKITLPDWIRSAESKTWKARVKIE, from the coding sequence ATGAATGAGTGGATGAAAAATGAGATGGTGTTGCGCCTCGTCTCCCTGTGCATCGCCGTTTTGATGTGGGTTTCGGTGACGCAGCCCTCGCTCACTTCCGGCAAACCGGAATTCAGTACCCGCATCCGCAACGTGTCGGTGGAAGTCAGCTACGACAAGGAACGGTTTGAATTGGCCGAAGAAGTGGACAAGGTGGAGCTCGTTCTGTACGGGGAAGAGTCGGCATTGGAACATCTGACGCTGGGATATCGTCTCTGGGTGGATGCCACCGGGGCCGGGGAGGGAACCCACCGTCTTCCGGTCCGGGTGGAGGGATTGCCCCGGGAAGTGACCTATCGGGTGGAGCCGTCCGCGGTGGATGTGACGCTGGAGGCAAAAGTGACCAAGGAAATGGAACCGGTCATCGACGTCGTGGGAGACCTCCCGGACGATTACAAAGTGGGCTCCCCGGACATCAAGCCCGACAAAGTGGTGGTTCGCGGTTCCCAAAAGTTGCTCGGGCAGGTGCAGTCCGTCCGTGGAACGGTTTATCTGGACACGACCACGTTGACGACGAGCAAACAGGTTCGACTTCAGGCTTACGGAGAAAAGGGACCGCTGGCGGGAGTGGAAGTGTTGCCGCGGTCCGTGCAGGTGAAAATTCCGGTGGATGTTCCTTCCAAAGTGGTTCCGTTGCAGGTGACCATCAACGAATGGCCGCCGCCGTGGATGGCCGTGGAACAAGTTTCCGTGCGGCCGGAGCGGGTGAAGGTCTACGGAACCGGGGATTTCATCGGGAAACTGCGGCAATTGCCGGGGCCGGCCCTGGATCTGACCGGAGTCACCAAGGACCGGACCTGGACGGTGCCCGTTCCCATTCACGAGGATGCCATCAAAGTCGAACCCCAACAAGTAGAAATCTATGTTAAAATGGTTCGTGCCAACACCAAAAACGTGAAAGACATTCCGCTGAGAGTGGAAGGCCTTGTGGCCGGGCGGAGGGCAACGATTCTGTCACCTGCCTCCCAGCGGTTCGATATCCTGATTTCAGGGGCGCCCAAACTTCTGGAGCGGATCAGGCCGGAGGACGTGGAAGCCGTCGTGGATGTCTCCCGCCTGTCTCCGGGTGAACACGAGGTGCCCGTCAAGATCACCCTGCCCGATTGGATTCGGTCGGCAGAGAGCAAGACATGGAAAGCCAGGGTGAAGATCGAATGA
- the crcB gene encoding fluoride efflux transporter CrcB yields the protein MNVRWIGIAGMVGTLLRYGLGGWMERWFPQSFFPVGTWTVNMIGCFALGWFSEWAMDKTGISPAIRTAVSTGLIGSFTTFSTVSVETVQLFRQGLYGIGGLYAGTSLIGGLCLAWMGTAIAGRRRGKGSNG from the coding sequence ATGAATGTCAGATGGATCGGCATCGCGGGAATGGTCGGTACCTTGCTTCGTTACGGTTTGGGGGGGTGGATGGAGCGATGGTTTCCGCAATCTTTCTTTCCCGTGGGAACATGGACGGTCAACATGATCGGTTGTTTCGCTCTGGGGTGGTTTTCGGAGTGGGCGATGGACAAAACCGGGATATCACCGGCCATTCGAACCGCCGTCAGCACGGGGTTGATCGGCTCGTTCACGACATTCTCCACGGTCAGTGTGGAAACGGTGCAACTGTTTCGCCAAGGGTTGTACGGAATCGGCGGGTTGTACGCGGGGACCAGCCTGATCGGCGGGTTGTGTCTGGCATGGATGGGCACGGCGATTGCAGGAAGAAGAAGGGGGAAGGGATCCAATGGTTGA
- the glmM gene encoding phosphoglucosamine mutase has protein sequence MGKYFGTDGVRGVANEKLTPELAFRLGRCGAYVLTRGKERDNGKVKIVVGRDTRLSGELLESALIAGMLSIGCDVVRLGVISTPGVAYLTRHLEADAGVMISASHNPFEDNGIKFFGADGYKLSDETEAEIEALLDADEDALPRPTGAGVGRVTDDHEAVHAYLEHLKSTIDIDLCGMHIVVDCANGAAYELAPLLLRDLGADVTAINIHPDGTNINVECGSTHPERLREEVLKKQAHLGLAFDGDADRLIAVDEKGNIVDGDRIMFICGEYMKERGMLKGDTIVTTVMSNIGFFKALESLNIRAEKTKVGDRYVMEKMKEGGYNLGGEQSGHIIFLDHNTTGDGMLTAVQLLRVVKDKGQTLYGLAQGMKQYPQLLVNVRVKQKEGWDQNGEILKRIREVEEMLGDDGRVLVRPSGTEPLIRVMAEGPDEETIGRCVRLIAEEVERQLG, from the coding sequence ATGGGAAAATATTTCGGTACGGACGGAGTAAGAGGGGTTGCCAACGAAAAGCTGACGCCTGAACTGGCATTCCGCCTTGGCCGCTGCGGAGCGTATGTGCTGACCCGTGGAAAAGAACGGGACAACGGAAAAGTGAAAATCGTGGTCGGTCGTGACACCCGTCTCTCCGGCGAGTTGCTGGAGTCCGCCCTGATCGCCGGCATGCTGTCGATCGGATGTGACGTGGTGCGCCTGGGAGTGATCAGCACACCCGGCGTGGCGTATCTGACCCGCCATCTGGAAGCCGATGCCGGCGTCATGATCTCCGCGTCCCACAACCCGTTTGAGGACAACGGCATCAAGTTTTTCGGCGCGGACGGGTACAAACTCTCCGACGAAACCGAAGCGGAAATCGAAGCGCTGCTGGATGCCGACGAAGATGCTCTGCCCCGCCCGACCGGAGCGGGAGTCGGCCGCGTGACCGATGACCATGAGGCGGTGCATGCCTATCTGGAACATCTCAAATCGACCATCGACATCGATCTGTGCGGCATGCACATCGTGGTGGATTGTGCCAACGGTGCCGCTTACGAATTGGCCCCGCTTCTTCTGAGAGATCTGGGGGCCGACGTGACGGCCATCAACATTCATCCGGACGGAACCAACATCAACGTGGAGTGCGGTTCCACCCATCCGGAACGGCTGCGGGAAGAAGTGCTGAAGAAGCAGGCACATCTCGGATTGGCGTTTGACGGGGATGCCGATCGGCTGATCGCCGTGGACGAGAAGGGGAACATCGTCGACGGGGACCGGATCATGTTCATCTGCGGGGAATACATGAAAGAGCGGGGCATGCTGAAAGGAGACACCATCGTCACCACCGTGATGAGCAACATCGGCTTTTTCAAGGCGCTGGAGTCGCTGAACATCCGTGCGGAGAAAACCAAGGTCGGCGACCGTTACGTGATGGAAAAAATGAAAGAGGGCGGATACAACCTGGGCGGCGAACAGTCCGGCCACATCATTTTCCTGGATCACAACACCACCGGTGACGGAATGCTCACCGCCGTCCAGCTTCTGCGCGTGGTGAAAGACAAAGGGCAAACCCTGTACGGACTGGCCCAGGGAATGAAGCAATATCCCCAGCTGCTCGTGAACGTGCGCGTCAAGCAAAAAGAGGGCTGGGACCAAAACGGAGAGATTCTGAAGCGGATCCGGGAAGTGGAAGAGATGCTGGGCGATGATGGCCGCGTGCTGGTGCGTCCCTCCGGAACCGAGCCGCTGATCCGCGTCATGGCCGAAGGACCGGATGAAGAAACCATCGGTCGCTGTGTGCGCCTGATCGCGGAAGAAGTGGAAAGACAGCTGGGTTGA
- a CDS encoding stage II sporulation protein M: MKAWITAVKEELRYIPLAAMVLLVSAVTAGFKADGLMMTLSQSGFLDALEQLAEAFEQNPTFLQVFFVIFINNVLATLQIIASGLFLGVGPFAAMLVHGILIGVLTMEAAEKTGTHPLMLVVTHLLPHGIFEIPALLIAAAFGFRISAALFRRFLAVFSPERMEASREEWLGIRRRLPHLLKLMFLLLLVAALIESALIVINISHLL, from the coding sequence GTGAAGGCATGGATCACCGCCGTGAAGGAAGAACTGAGATACATTCCCCTGGCCGCCATGGTGCTCTTGGTCAGTGCCGTGACGGCCGGATTCAAAGCCGACGGGCTGATGATGACGTTGAGTCAGTCCGGGTTCTTGGATGCTCTCGAGCAATTGGCCGAAGCATTTGAGCAAAATCCGACTTTTCTGCAAGTGTTTTTCGTGATTTTCATCAACAATGTGTTGGCCACCCTCCAAATCATCGCCTCGGGTTTGTTTCTCGGAGTCGGGCCGTTTGCCGCCATGCTGGTCCACGGCATTCTGATCGGGGTCCTCACGATGGAGGCAGCCGAGAAAACGGGCACGCATCCGTTGATGCTGGTGGTGACCCACCTTCTCCCGCATGGCATCTTTGAGATTCCGGCCTTGCTGATCGCCGCCGCTTTCGGCTTTCGGATCAGTGCGGCTCTTTTCCGCCGGTTTTTGGCGGTGTTCTCCCCCGAACGGATGGAGGCGAGCCGTGAAGAATGGCTGGGAATCCGCCGGCGGTTGCCTCATCTGTTGAAGCTCATGTTTCTGCTTCTCCTGGTGGCCGCTCTCATCGAATCCGCATTGATTGTCATCAATATCTCCCATCTTCTTTGA
- the cdaA gene encoding diadenylate cyclase CdaA, with protein MRSLDGNLGYLSDVIDILIVSYIIYHLLKLLRGTRAVQLLKGLTVLVVIWLVSNVFDLATLRWLIENLFSVGVIAVIIIFQPELRRALEQLGRGGFFGRSRQVEDQMAAQVVGEVTKAALQLARNRIGALIVIERQTGLSDYAETGTLLEARLSSELLVNIFQPNSSLHDGAVLIRGSTIVSAGCYLPLTENPFVSKELGTRHRAGIGLSELSDAVAVIVSEETSQISLAIHGILERNLSEEILVSRLYEELKPPEKTGPALFRMWRDRGREGSQ; from the coding sequence ATGCGGTCATTGGACGGAAATCTGGGATATCTGAGCGACGTGATCGATATCCTGATTGTCAGTTATATCATTTATCACTTGCTGAAATTGCTCAGAGGCACCCGCGCGGTTCAACTGCTCAAGGGGCTCACGGTGCTCGTCGTGATCTGGCTGGTCAGCAACGTGTTTGATTTGGCGACGCTTCGCTGGTTGATCGAAAACCTTTTTTCCGTCGGAGTCATCGCCGTCATCATCATTTTTCAGCCGGAGCTGCGCAGAGCTTTGGAACAGTTGGGGCGGGGAGGTTTTTTTGGCAGAAGCAGACAGGTGGAAGACCAGATGGCCGCCCAGGTGGTCGGTGAAGTGACCAAGGCGGCTTTGCAATTGGCGCGAAACCGGATCGGAGCACTCATCGTGATCGAACGGCAGACGGGACTGAGCGATTACGCCGAAACGGGAACGCTTCTTGAGGCAAGGTTGAGCAGTGAATTGCTGGTCAACATCTTTCAACCGAACAGTTCCCTGCATGACGGAGCGGTGCTGATCCGTGGATCCACCATCGTTTCGGCGGGGTGCTATCTCCCCCTGACGGAAAATCCGTTTGTCAGCAAAGAGCTGGGAACCCGCCACCGTGCCGGGATCGGGCTCAGCGAACTCTCCGACGCCGTGGCGGTGATTGTGTCGGAAGAAACTTCCCAAATTTCCTTGGCGATTCACGGAATTTTGGAACGAAATCTCAGCGAGGAGATTCTCGTTTCCCGACTGTATGAAGAGTTGAAACCCCCCGAAAAAACCGGTCCGGCCCTGTTCCGGATGTGGCGGGATCGCGGAAGGGAAGGGTCTCAATGA
- a CDS encoding fluoride efflux transporter FluC, with the protein MVEMAWMAAGGFLGAIARHVIQSHVSSRRTSKWPLGTLIVNVSGSFLLGWIAASPIFEPMALFLGTGFMGAFTTFSTLKLESVTLFRRGEGRTGLLYLGLTYLAGMGAAWLGFLIGR; encoded by the coding sequence ATGGTTGAAATGGCGTGGATGGCGGCGGGAGGTTTTTTGGGAGCCATCGCCCGCCATGTCATCCAATCACATGTCTCCTCCCGCCGGACAAGCAAATGGCCGCTCGGAACGCTCATTGTCAATGTGTCCGGTTCCTTTCTTCTGGGATGGATCGCGGCAAGTCCCATCTTCGAACCGATGGCTTTGTTTCTGGGAACGGGGTTCATGGGAGCGTTCACGACGTTCTCCACGCTCAAACTGGAAAGCGTCACCCTGTTTCGACGGGGGGAAGGAAGAACCGGCCTTCTGTATTTGGGACTGACGTATCTGGCAGGCATGGGGGCGGCATGGCTCGGATTTCTCATCGGAAGGTGA
- the ppc gene encoding phosphoenolpyruvate carboxylase — translation MNQIHAKDLPLRRDVRMLGEILGEVLVMHGGRELLGCVERIREKTKQLRAGFSRELLEEIKREISGFTPERRRDVIRAFAVYFHLVNIAEQHHRVRRNRYYRRSASGVVQPHSVEAAVRQLKDRGLGPNDVEAMLPRLSLELVITAHPTEAMRRTTLDLHHRIAALVDEFDRSDLTEAEREEIREQLLAEVSTLWQSDEIRLRKPTVMDEVRNGLWYVDETLFDVLPLVHEELKRCLTEVWPEHEWNVPTFLRFGSWIGGDRDGNPAVTSEVTWRTLVMQRELAIRKYEAAIGQLLKKLSHSTRKIRITDELAASILRDEREVKTVDVGQGEWRNEHEPYRRKCMFMLARLRHTLTGEKDKGAYQRPEELLEDLRLIRDSLRNHSTVGLVRRDLDRLIRQVDLFGFHLLTLDIRQHSREHEKALTEILASLGIEPQYDRLSEEDKMTLLTRLLADPRPLTSPFSRYSPETEECLRLFRTIYRAKEEFGEDAVRNYLISMTQGTSDLLEVVLLAREAGLCRTGKETESRLHVVPLLETIDDLHRAGEIMEAWFRHPAFAPVRKGDQRVQEIMLGYSDSNKDGGVISANWELYRAQLALSELGGRFGVTVKFFHGRGGALGRGGGPLHQSIMAAPALAVLGGVKITEQGEVLSSRYSLKPIALRSLEQGVSALLTQSAKAVSGQGSSPDERWVRAMQEISDASLKAYQDLVFRDKDFVPFFQEATPLPEIGEMKIGSRPARRKSGGGFEDLRAIPWVFAWTQTRFLFPAWYGAGTGLSSWMSSHPEGLSLLREMYADWPFFRVLTDTLQMALAKADMRLAEEYTTLVSDKEAAGRIFGRIRDEFEETRGCVLQITGQDELLAHVPVIGESIRLRNPYVDPLSLIQVDLLRVRRRSNVTENEGDSQSLLEDVLLTINGIAAGLRNTG, via the coding sequence ATGAATCAGATTCACGCCAAAGATCTTCCGCTTCGGAGAGACGTCCGCATGTTGGGGGAAATTCTCGGAGAAGTGCTCGTCATGCACGGCGGCCGGGAGCTTCTTGGGTGTGTCGAACGGATCCGGGAGAAAACCAAACAGTTGCGGGCCGGGTTCAGCCGGGAGCTGTTGGAAGAAATCAAGAGGGAGATCTCGGGGTTCACTCCCGAACGGCGCAGGGATGTCATCCGGGCCTTCGCCGTGTATTTTCATCTTGTCAACATTGCGGAACAACACCACAGGGTCCGGAGAAACCGGTATTATCGCCGGTCGGCATCGGGCGTCGTCCAACCTCATTCGGTGGAGGCGGCGGTTCGGCAACTCAAGGACCGGGGATTGGGTCCGAATGATGTGGAGGCCATGCTTCCGCGGCTCAGTTTGGAATTGGTGATCACCGCCCATCCCACGGAAGCGATGCGAAGAACCACGTTGGACTTGCATCACCGCATCGCCGCATTGGTGGATGAATTCGACCGGTCGGACCTGACGGAAGCGGAGCGCGAGGAAATCCGGGAACAGTTGCTGGCCGAGGTTTCCACGTTGTGGCAGAGCGATGAGATCCGTCTGCGGAAGCCGACCGTCATGGACGAAGTGCGCAACGGACTTTGGTATGTGGATGAAACCTTGTTTGACGTGCTGCCGCTGGTTCATGAAGAGCTGAAGCGGTGCCTGACGGAAGTCTGGCCGGAACATGAGTGGAACGTACCCACGTTCCTGCGATTCGGCTCCTGGATCGGAGGGGACCGGGACGGCAACCCGGCCGTCACGTCGGAGGTCACCTGGCGCACGCTCGTCATGCAGCGGGAATTGGCCATCCGCAAATATGAGGCCGCCATCGGCCAACTGCTCAAAAAACTGAGCCACAGCACCCGCAAAATTCGCATCACCGACGAACTGGCCGCGTCCATTCTCCGGGATGAACGGGAAGTGAAAACGGTGGACGTGGGGCAGGGGGAATGGCGAAACGAGCACGAACCGTACCGGAGGAAATGCATGTTCATGCTGGCCCGGCTCCGGCACACGCTCACCGGCGAAAAGGACAAAGGGGCTTATCAGAGGCCGGAGGAGCTTCTTGAAGATTTGCGTCTGATCCGGGACAGTCTCCGGAATCACAGCACCGTCGGGTTGGTTCGACGGGACTTGGACCGGCTGATCCGTCAGGTGGACTTGTTCGGGTTTCACTTGCTGACGTTGGACATTCGCCAGCACAGCAGGGAACATGAAAAAGCGTTGACCGAAATCTTGGCGTCGCTGGGTATAGAACCGCAGTACGACCGGCTTTCCGAAGAGGACAAGATGACCCTTCTCACCAGGCTCCTCGCGGATCCTCGCCCCCTGACGTCTCCCTTTTCCCGTTATTCTCCGGAGACGGAAGAGTGTCTCCGCTTATTCCGCACGATTTACCGCGCCAAGGAAGAGTTCGGAGAAGATGCCGTCCGCAACTATCTGATCAGTATGACCCAGGGAACCAGCGATCTGCTGGAAGTGGTGCTGCTGGCCCGGGAAGCCGGCCTGTGCAGGACGGGGAAAGAAACGGAAAGCCGCCTGCATGTGGTGCCGCTGCTGGAGACGATTGATGACCTGCACCGGGCAGGGGAGATCATGGAAGCGTGGTTTCGCCATCCCGCATTTGCTCCCGTCCGGAAAGGCGACCAAAGGGTTCAGGAAATCATGCTGGGTTATTCGGACAGCAACAAGGACGGCGGCGTGATCTCCGCCAACTGGGAGTTGTACCGTGCGCAGCTGGCGCTTTCCGAACTCGGCGGCCGCTTCGGCGTGACGGTGAAATTTTTCCACGGCCGCGGCGGCGCTCTCGGCAGGGGCGGAGGTCCCTTGCATCAGAGCATCATGGCCGCGCCGGCCCTCGCGGTTCTGGGCGGGGTGAAGATCACGGAACAGGGCGAGGTGCTCTCCTCGCGTTACTCCTTGAAGCCGATTGCCCTGCGCAGTCTGGAACAGGGCGTGTCGGCCTTGTTGACACAATCGGCGAAAGCCGTGTCCGGCCAAGGTTCTTCGCCGGATGAGCGGTGGGTGCGGGCCATGCAGGAAATTTCCGATGCCTCGCTCAAGGCTTATCAGGATCTGGTGTTCCGGGACAAAGACTTCGTCCCCTTTTTCCAGGAAGCGACCCCGCTTCCGGAGATCGGGGAAATGAAGATCGGTTCCCGGCCCGCACGGAGAAAATCCGGCGGTGGTTTTGAGGATCTGCGCGCCATTCCCTGGGTGTTCGCATGGACACAAACCCGTTTTCTGTTTCCGGCTTGGTACGGGGCGGGAACGGGCTTGTCCTCCTGGATGTCAAGCCATCCGGAGGGGCTCTCCCTGCTTCGGGAGATGTATGCCGACTGGCCCTTCTTCCGGGTGTTGACGGACACCCTGCAGATGGCCTTGGCCAAGGCGGACATGCGATTGGCGGAGGAATACACCACCTTGGTGTCCGACAAGGAGGCAGCCGGGCGGATTTTTGGCCGGATCCGCGACGAGTTTGAAGAAACCCGCGGGTGCGTGCTGCAAATCACCGGACAGGACGAACTGTTGGCCCATGTGCCGGTGATCGGGGAGTCAATCCGTCTCAGAAACCCGTACGTGGATCCGCTCAGTCTGATTCAGGTGGACCTGTTGCGGGTGAGGCGGAGAAGCAACGTGACAGAAAACGAAGGCGATTCCCAATCCCTGCTGGAAGACGTGCTGTTGACCATCAACGGCATCGCCGCGGGACTCAGAAACACGGGTTGA
- the rocF gene encoding arginase: MAKKPITIIGMPMDLGQGRRGVDMGPSAIRYASAQSLLEKLGYEVEDLGDLHVPSPESTPQGDPRLKYLEAIRDVNEQLAETVSGVVQRGRFPLVLGGDHSMGIGTVAGVARHFENMGLIWFDAHGDLNTGETSPSGNIHGMSLAVCLGVGHPDLVNIGGYAPKVRPEHTVIIGARELDPGERELIRQLGIKVFTMHEIDRLGMARVMDEAIAIVSNGTDGVHLSLDLDSLDPNDAPGVGTPLPGGITYREGHLALEMLAEADIITSAEFVEVNPILDRENRTAKVAVALMGSLFGQTVL, encoded by the coding sequence ATGGCAAAAAAACCGATCACCATCATCGGCATGCCCATGGATCTTGGACAGGGTCGTCGTGGTGTGGACATGGGCCCGAGCGCCATCCGGTATGCCAGTGCCCAATCCTTGCTGGAGAAACTGGGGTATGAAGTGGAAGACTTGGGAGATCTGCATGTTCCGAGTCCGGAATCGACTCCCCAGGGGGATCCGCGCCTCAAATATCTGGAGGCCATTCGTGATGTCAACGAACAACTGGCCGAAACCGTGTCCGGCGTGGTGCAGCGTGGACGCTTCCCGCTGGTGTTGGGGGGCGATCACAGCATGGGAATCGGCACCGTGGCCGGTGTGGCCAGACACTTTGAGAACATGGGCCTCATCTGGTTTGACGCTCACGGGGATCTGAATACGGGAGAAACATCCCCCTCCGGAAACATTCACGGCATGTCGCTCGCCGTTTGTCTGGGCGTGGGACATCCGGATCTGGTGAACATCGGCGGATATGCCCCCAAAGTTCGCCCGGAGCATACCGTGATCATCGGAGCGCGGGAACTGGATCCGGGGGAACGTGAACTGATTCGCCAATTGGGAATCAAAGTGTTCACCATGCATGAAATTGACCGCCTCGGAATGGCGAGGGTGATGGACGAAGCGATTGCAATCGTTTCCAACGGAACGGACGGCGTGCATCTGAGCCTGGACCTGGACAGCCTTGATCCCAACGATGCTCCCGGTGTGGGTACCCCGTTGCCGGGAGGCATTACGTACAGGGAAGGACATCTGGCGCTGGAAATGCTGGCAGAGGCCGACATCATCACCTCGGCGGAATTCGTGGAAGTCAACCCCATTTTGGACCGGGAAAACCGGACGGCCAAGGTGGCCGTTGCCCTGATGGGCTCTCTGTTCGGTCAGACGGTGCTCTGA